In the Methanobrevibacter sp. genome, one interval contains:
- the hypB gene encoding hydrogenase nickel incorporation protein HypB has protein sequence MHQVADVEVAKNIMDANKKLADKNLKNLDEKEIFCVDFVGAIGSGKTTLVEEIIDNTDYKIGVLAGDVISKFDAGRIEKHNVPVVGLNTGKECHLDAHLVGHGLADLPLDDLDMVIIENVGNLICPVDFELGSHLRIVVVSVTEGDDTVEKHPIIFQTSDVVVINKIDLADAVGADADKMVDDARKLNPNVKIIKSSLKEGKGLDEIIEVIKEAMN, from the coding sequence ATGCACCAAGTTGCGGATGTAGAAGTTGCAAAAAATATTATGGATGCTAATAAAAAATTGGCTGATAAAAATTTAAAAAATTTAGATGAAAAGGAAATATTCTGTGTTGATTTTGTAGGAGCAATCGGATCTGGTAAAACAACCCTTGTAGAAGAAATTATTGATAATACAGATTATAAAATTGGAGTCCTTGCAGGAGATGTAATATCAAAATTCGATGCAGGACGTATAGAAAAGCATAACGTTCCAGTTGTAGGATTAAACACAGGCAAGGAATGCCATTTGGATGCGCATTTAGTAGGTCACGGTCTTGCAGACTTGCCTCTTGATGATTTGGACATGGTTATTATTGAAAATGTAGGTAATTTAATCTGCCCTGTTGATTTTGAATTGGGGTCCCACTTAAGAATTGTTGTTGTAAGTGTTACTGAAGGTGACGATACTGTAGAAAAACATCCGATTATTTTCCAGACATCTGATGTTGTTGTAATCAATAAAATCGATTTGGCAGATGCAGTTGGTGCTGATGCCGATAAAATGGTTGATGATGCTAGAAAATTAAATCCTAATGTTAAAATTATTAAATCCAGCCTTAAAGAAGGTAAAGGATTAGATGAAATTATTGAAGTTATTAAAGAAGCTATGAATTAA
- the hypA gene encoding hydrogenase maturation nickel metallochaperone HypA, producing MHELSMAQGIINAVLDTANENNATEVNEVTVEVGRLAMINPEQLQFILGVLIENTIIEDAEINFEEIPAEIKCLDCEFDGEAVLDDSDHYAPLVKCPNCDSLSVDIINGKDIVVKNIVIEKPDDV from the coding sequence TTGCATGAATTATCTATGGCTCAGGGAATTATTAATGCAGTATTAGATACAGCTAATGAAAATAATGCTACTGAAGTTAATGAAGTTACTGTTGAAGTTGGCAGGTTGGCTATGATTAATCCTGAACAACTACAATTCATTTTAGGTGTTTTAATTGAAAATACCATAATTGAAGATGCAGAAATCAATTTTGAAGAGATTCCTGCCGAAATTAAATGTTTAGATTGTGAGTTTGACGGTGAGGCTGTACTTGATGATAGTGACCATTATGCACCACTTGTTAAATGCCCTAATTGCGATAGTCTTAGTGTAGATATTATAAATGGAAAGGATATCGTTGTTAAAAATATTGTTATTGAAAAGCCTGATGATGTTTAA
- the uppS gene encoding polyprenyl diphosphate synthase, producing the protein MAENILYKIYEWYITKDLVPEKMPKHVAIIMDGNRRYSKIQGSIDVVKGHELGVDTLEKVLDWSIELGIEIITAYAFSTENFNRPKHEVEGLMNLFIINFKRLVDNEKIHKNEVKVKVVGRTELLPDEVNEAIKEAEDATAHYNKRFLNLAIGYDGRLEIIDSFKKIIKDVQDGKISIDDVDEKLVSKNLYTGGLEDPNLIIRTSGEERLSGFLLWQSSYSELYFCETLWPELRKVDFIRAIRSYQARDRRFGA; encoded by the coding sequence ATGGCAGAAAACATACTTTACAAAATTTATGAATGGTACATCACAAAAGATTTAGTTCCAGAAAAAATGCCAAAACATGTTGCTATAATCATGGACGGAAACAGAAGATACTCCAAAATACAGGGAAGTATCGATGTAGTTAAAGGACATGAACTTGGTGTAGACACCTTAGAAAAAGTCCTGGATTGGAGTATTGAACTTGGAATAGAGATTATTACTGCTTATGCTTTCTCAACTGAAAACTTTAACCGTCCGAAACATGAAGTGGAAGGTTTGATGAACCTGTTTATCATAAACTTCAAAAGACTGGTCGATAATGAAAAAATACACAAAAACGAAGTGAAAGTTAAAGTGGTAGGCAGAACAGAACTGCTTCCTGACGAAGTAAATGAAGCGATTAAAGAAGCTGAAGATGCAACTGCACACTACAACAAGAGATTCCTCAACTTGGCTATCGGATATGACGGGCGTTTAGAAATTATCGATTCATTTAAAAAGATTATCAAGGATGTTCAGGATGGAAAAATCTCAATTGATGATGTGGATGAGAAACTTGTAAGCAAAAACCTCTATACCGGAGGGTTAGAAGACCCTAATTTAATCATCAGAACCAGCGGGGAAGAGCGTTTAAGCGGATTTTTACTTTGGCAGTCCTCATATTCTGAATTATACTTCTGTGAAACATTATGGCCCGAACTTAGAAAAGTTGATTTTATAAGAGCCATCAGATCATATCAGGCAAGAGACAGGAGATTTGGGGCTTAA
- a CDS encoding DUF1894 domain-containing protein, which produces MSFCLDTYLQQSDNYEIHASKAGFKDCAMIIRFKADDLVYIKPGDEVLGVRVIGIPPIPIGFSHEKGTVFIPYTKPCHGTSVVELPIDEEEVEKIKKLDTGNKK; this is translated from the coding sequence ATGTCATTCTGTTTGGACACCTATCTTCAGCAATCTGATAATTATGAAATTCATGCTTCAAAAGCAGGCTTTAAAGATTGTGCAATGATTATCAGGTTCAAAGCTGATGATCTGGTATATATAAAACCTGGAGATGAAGTTCTAGGCGTAAGGGTTATCGGCATTCCCCCAATTCCGATTGGTTTCAGCCATGAAAAAGGAACAGTTTTTATCCCATACACAAAGCCATGTCATGGAACTTCAGTAGTTGAACTTCCAATCGATGAAGAGGAAGTTGAAAAAATCAAAAAACTCGACACTGGTAATAAAAAATGA
- a CDS encoding 2,3-diphosphoglycerate synthetase: protein MKSINKMLCLVDGEHYLPVTQEAIETLNNLDHIDIAGAVFIGGTEKLRDDSEESYSEKLGVPVQFAKDKNIPYEIIIEMIRKYDIDTVMDLSDEPILDYPKRFKIACHVLNEGISYEGPDFKFEPVSQYDIMEKPSITILGTGKRIGKTAVSGFVSRLIDKNNYNPCVIAMGRGGPSEPEIVHGEELEISAEFLLEQSEKGVHAASDHWEDALMSRILTIGCRRCGGGMAGEVFLTNMKKGARLANEVDAEFAIFEGSGAAIPPIKTDKKIVLIGANQPLENLTSYFGPYRIGLGDLIILTMCEEPMASDDKIAKIEEFARDLNPDAPIISTVFRPKPLDDISGKNVLFATTAPEEIKEELVKYLEENYGCKIVGTTSHLSNRPLLREDMERYMDKCDVMLSELKAAAVDVATKDAIEAGLEVVYCDNIPIPIDDSYPDLAQEILNLTDSAIENFNNS from the coding sequence ATGAAATCTATTAATAAGATGCTTTGTTTAGTTGACGGTGAACACTACCTTCCGGTAACACAAGAAGCAATTGAGACATTAAATAACCTGGACCACATTGATATTGCAGGCGCTGTTTTTATTGGAGGAACTGAAAAACTCAGAGACGATTCAGAAGAATCATACTCCGAAAAACTTGGAGTTCCAGTTCAGTTTGCAAAAGACAAAAACATACCCTATGAAATCATTATTGAAATGATTAGAAAATACGATATTGATACCGTTATGGATTTAAGCGATGAACCAATTCTGGATTATCCCAAACGGTTTAAAATAGCCTGTCATGTACTTAATGAAGGAATAAGTTACGAAGGACCTGATTTTAAATTTGAACCTGTAAGTCAGTATGACATAATGGAAAAACCATCCATTACAATACTTGGAACAGGCAAACGTATAGGAAAAACTGCTGTTTCAGGTTTTGTATCCAGATTAATTGACAAGAACAATTATAATCCCTGTGTAATAGCCATGGGCAGAGGAGGACCTAGCGAACCGGAAATAGTTCATGGTGAAGAGTTAGAAATTTCAGCAGAATTTCTCTTAGAACAGTCTGAAAAAGGAGTTCACGCAGCCAGTGACCACTGGGAAGATGCTTTAATGAGCAGAATCCTAACCATTGGATGTAGACGCTGTGGTGGAGGAATGGCAGGTGAAGTCTTTTTAACAAATATGAAAAAAGGAGCCAGACTGGCCAATGAAGTTGATGCAGAATTTGCCATTTTCGAAGGCAGCGGCGCTGCAATACCTCCTATTAAAACCGATAAAAAAATCGTGCTTATTGGTGCAAACCAGCCTCTTGAAAATTTAACTTCCTATTTTGGTCCTTACAGAATCGGACTTGGAGATTTAATCATTTTAACAATGTGTGAAGAACCTATGGCTTCAGATGATAAAATAGCCAAAATTGAAGAATTCGCCAGGGATTTAAATCCTGACGCACCGATCATTTCAACTGTTTTTAGACCAAAACCTTTAGATGACATATCTGGCAAAAATGTTTTATTTGCAACCACCGCCCCTGAAGAGATAAAAGAAGAGCTTGTCAAATATCTTGAAGAAAATTACGGATGCAAAATCGTTGGTACAACCTCACACCTGTCTAACAGACCTCTTCTGCGGGAAGATATGGAAAGATATATGGACAAATGCGATGTGATGCTCAGTGAACTTAAAGCTGCTGCCGTTGATGTTGCAACAAAAGATGCTATCGAAGCAGGTTTGGAAGTTGTTTACTGTGACAATATCCCAATACCAATAGACGATTCCTATCCTGACCTGGCACAGGAAATACTCAATCTAACTGATAGCGCCATAGAAAATTTTAATAATTCATAG
- a CDS encoding TatD family hydrolase, whose product MIDTHCHIDFEDFDNDRTEVIKRAKEKLDCVIVSGYSNSSNMKVLELSKDYENFIYPTFGFHPVSSQKSTEEDLKTAHENILNHQKEIVAIGEVGMDYFYVTDKALRKRQQEIFTGFLKLADECEMPIVMHVRDCEKKAVNIIGEYDNIPYFVFHCYGGSFKTAKRIMDMDNAYMSFSTMLCYSKQHQDLIEKIDLNYILTETDSPYLAMKKENRNEPANVVNAVYKIAEIKNIDVDTVDEITTENAYRIFSIKCATSI is encoded by the coding sequence ATGATTGATACACATTGCCATATTGATTTTGAAGATTTTGATAATGACAGAACTGAGGTTATCAAAAGAGCAAAAGAAAAGCTGGATTGTGTAATCGTTTCAGGTTACAGCAACAGCAGCAATATGAAAGTGCTAGAGCTTTCAAAAGATTATGAAAACTTTATTTATCCCACATTTGGATTTCATCCGGTAAGTTCTCAAAAATCAACAGAAGAAGACTTGAAAACTGCACATGAAAATATCTTAAATCATCAAAAGGAAATTGTAGCTATCGGTGAAGTTGGAATGGACTATTTTTATGTTACTGATAAAGCACTGCGTAAAAGACAGCAAGAAATCTTTACCGGCTTTTTGAAGCTTGCAGACGAATGTGAAATGCCAATCGTGATGCATGTTAGAGATTGTGAAAAAAAAGCCGTAAATATCATTGGAGAATATGACAACATCCCCTATTTCGTTTTTCATTGCTACGGAGGCAGTTTTAAAACAGCAAAAAGGATAATGGATATGGACAATGCGTATATGAGTTTTTCAACAATGCTGTGCTATTCTAAACAGCATCAGGATTTGATTGAAAAAATCGATTTAAACTATATTTTAACTGAAACCGACAGCCCTTATTTGGCAATGAAAAAAGAAAATAGAAATGAACCTGCAAATGTTGTAAATGCAGTTTATAAAATAGCGGAAATTAAAAATATCGATGTAGACACCGTCGATGAAATTACAACAGAAAATGCATATAGAATTTTCAGTATTAAATGCGCTACATCCATTTAA
- a CDS encoding methionine synthase has protein sequence MRSTVVGSFPAEESYPANFKDKLLNYFGLYDSFKKAIENSVIAQLDAGVDIVSDGQVRGDMVSIFTKYIPGMKIEDGNTVIVSKIKNPVQEISIKDLQYAKKVMEKYYNGNIPEGKGIKGIITGPNTIVHSSRIQSFYKNREDAIIDLAHSLKFEVDAIVKKVNPVYIQVDEPFLSTGMVDMKAAREAIDIIHEGLEIPLGMHVCGILSDAFKDLAKFNIDILDMEFAGNNVNLGILEKNANLLGNKKVGFGCLDSSVNEVDEIKDIDGLVCKAIEIVGKDNLLLDPDCGLRRAPRDVAFEKLRLMNQIKDKYS, from the coding sequence ATGAGATCGACTGTTGTAGGTAGTTTTCCGGCTGAGGAAAGCTATCCCGCTAATTTTAAAGATAAGCTATTAAATTATTTTGGACTATATGATTCATTTAAGAAGGCTATTGAGAATAGCGTAATCGCTCAGCTCGATGCCGGTGTGGATATTGTCTCTGACGGTCAGGTTAGAGGGGACATGGTTTCTATTTTTACAAAGTATATTCCGGGAATGAAAATCGAAGATGGAAATACTGTCATTGTTTCTAAAATTAAAAATCCGGTTCAGGAAATTTCCATTAAAGATCTGCAATATGCAAAAAAGGTAATGGAAAAATATTATAACGGAAACATTCCTGAAGGTAAAGGAATCAAGGGAATTATAACAGGCCCCAACACTATCGTTCACTCTTCAAGAATTCAATCTTTTTACAAAAACAGGGAAGATGCAATTATTGATCTGGCTCATTCCCTGAAATTTGAAGTTGACGCAATAGTTAAAAAGGTTAATCCTGTTTACATTCAGGTCGATGAACCGTTCCTGTCTACAGGGATGGTTGACATGAAGGCAGCCCGTGAAGCTATTGATATTATCCATGAGGGTCTTGAAATACCTTTGGGAATGCATGTGTGCGGCATTTTATCTGATGCATTTAAGGATTTGGCAAAATTCAACATTGATATTTTAGATATGGAATTTGCAGGAAATAATGTAAATCTTGGAATTTTAGAAAAAAACGCTAATCTGCTGGGCAATAAAAAGGTAGGATTTGGATGTCTTGATTCTTCGGTAAATGAGGTGGATGAAATCAAAGACATTGACGGGTTAGTATGCAAGGCTATTGAAATTGTTGGAAAGGACAATCTCCTTTTAGATCCTGATTGCGGTCTTAGAAGGGCACCGAGAGATGTTGCTTTTGAAAAATTAAGACTTATGAATCAAATCAAAGACAAATATAGTTAA
- a CDS encoding DUF1890 domain-containing protein: protein MKALVLLGCPETPSQTPMAVYVFNKLTKMGYDTTIAANPAASKLVKISDPEDLYSLKLADLERTLGEINEGDYDLLVGFVHKDAAASFFVTFDQILNTKSLALVFSRDADEVEEFVNMIKESGSNAVISAIRAFHNPSPIKVKFDKAIKEFE from the coding sequence ATGAAAGCTTTAGTATTGCTCGGATGTCCTGAGACTCCATCACAAACTCCGATGGCAGTTTATGTCTTTAATAAATTAACTAAAATGGGTTATGATACTACAATTGCTGCCAATCCTGCAGCATCCAAACTGGTTAAAATATCTGATCCTGAAGATTTATACAGTCTTAAATTGGCTGATTTGGAAAGAACTTTAGGCGAAATTAATGAAGGGGATTATGATTTATTAGTAGGTTTTGTGCATAAAGACGCAGCAGCTTCATTTTTCGTCACATTCGACCAAATCTTAAACACAAAATCCCTTGCATTAGTATTTTCAAGAGATGCTGATGAGGTTGAGGAATTTGTTAACATGATTAAAGAAAGCGGAAGCAATGCAGTAATCAGCGCTATTAGGGCTTTCCACAATCCTTCACCAATAAAAGTTAAATTTGATAAAGCTATAAAGGAGTTTGAATAA
- the cobM gene encoding precorrin-4 C(11)-methyltransferase, translating into MKGKVIFIGAGPGDPDLITVKGLNVIKKADVIIYAGSLVNKEVLSPAKEDCEIHNSAYLNLDETDAIMREAVNSGKLVARVHTGDPSIYGAIAEQIRELKKHDIEYEIIPGVSSLFGTASVLETELTLPEISQSVIITRPEGRTPKPDGESIASFSKHHATMCIFLGIGMIDKVVDELLVGYEKTTPVAVVKKATWPDQQIIRGTLQDIAQKVKDAKITKTAMIIVGDVLDRDDFNPSKLYDKNFKHEYR; encoded by the coding sequence ATGAAAGGAAAAGTTATATTCATTGGCGCAGGTCCGGGAGATCCTGACTTAATTACCGTCAAAGGACTAAATGTAATCAAAAAAGCGGATGTTATTATTTATGCAGGTTCACTTGTTAATAAAGAGGTTTTATCACCTGCAAAAGAAGACTGTGAAATTCACAATAGCGCATATTTAAATTTGGATGAAACTGATGCAATTATGAGAGAAGCCGTCAACAGCGGAAAATTAGTTGCTCGTGTCCACACAGGAGACCCTTCCATTTACGGCGCAATTGCAGAACAGATTCGTGAACTTAAAAAACATGATATTGAATATGAAATCATTCCTGGCGTAAGTTCCTTATTTGGAACAGCAAGCGTTTTAGAAACAGAATTGACACTGCCTGAAATTTCACAAAGTGTTATTATTACCCGTCCGGAAGGCAGAACTCCCAAACCTGATGGTGAAAGTATAGCCAGTTTTTCAAAGCATCACGCCACAATGTGTATCTTTTTAGGAATCGGCATGATTGATAAAGTGGTTGATGAACTGCTTGTCGGATATGAAAAAACAACACCTGTTGCTGTAGTTAAAAAGGCGACATGGCCAGACCAGCAAATAATTAGAGGAACCCTTCAGGATATTGCACAAAAAGTTAAAGATGCCAAAATAACAAAAACTGCAATGATTATAGTGGGAGATGTATTGGATAGAGATGATTTTAATCCATCAAAGCTATATGATAAAAACTTTAAACACGAATACCGATGA
- the mtxX gene encoding methanogenesis marker protein Mmp4/MtxX, whose protein sequence is MKTIAIGVGENENIIQACHIFKEKHPKTNLKLIYRDEDLVRAVLDKQIDSVVRGSLPASNIMKELKEKYPYLSRATYVNGAEHEFLLTPVGIDEGETVEDKLNIVKNCINFLKKVGKTPKIAVLAEGREDDFGRGEEVSQSITESKRLTKLIEEVTCEEVKNYFILVEKAINDNCNIIVAPNGRVGNIIFRTLVLLNSWPSYGAITFGMDKIYIDTSRDQSIEGYVRSLTLANSLDDI, encoded by the coding sequence ATGAAGACAATAGCTATTGGTGTTGGAGAAAACGAAAATATTATACAAGCCTGTCATATTTTTAAAGAAAAACACCCGAAAACAAATTTAAAACTAATATATCGAGATGAAGATTTAGTTCGAGCAGTTTTAGATAAACAAATTGATAGTGTAGTTCGTGGATCGCTTCCGGCCTCTAATATTATGAAAGAACTAAAGGAAAAGTATCCTTATCTTTCAAGAGCAACATACGTTAACGGAGCAGAACATGAATTCCTGTTAACCCCTGTCGGAATTGATGAGGGCGAAACTGTCGAAGATAAATTAAACATTGTTAAGAATTGCATAAACTTCCTTAAAAAAGTTGGAAAAACGCCGAAAATAGCGGTTCTTGCAGAAGGAAGAGAAGATGATTTTGGAAGAGGCGAAGAAGTATCCCAATCCATTACTGAAAGTAAAAGATTAACAAAGCTTATTGAAGAAGTCACCTGTGAAGAAGTTAAAAATTACTTTATTTTAGTTGAAAAAGCGATTAATGACAACTGCAATATTATCGTTGCACCAAACGGAAGAGTCGGAAACATTATTTTTAGAACCCTAGTTTTACTTAATTCATGGCCAAGTTACGGTGCTATAACTTTTGGCATGGATAAAATTTACATTGACACAAGCAGAGACCAAAGTATCGAAGGATACGTCCGCAGCTTAACCTTAGCCAATAGCTTAGATGACATTTAA
- a CDS encoding DUF354 domain-containing protein, whose amino-acid sequence MKVWIDISNAPHVRFFKDVIKHLEAEGEDVIVTARQFGDIHKLMEMYDIDFISVGKHGVSLYDKLRESTSRVYNLVDVIHDEKIDVALSKHSIELPRISFGLGIPSLYVLDNEHALAANKLTLPLCDRIITPKIIDMWKLMKFGADPNSIISYDGTSELMHFKDFKYNDNIFEDLGLNLTHPKTILMRPEPSLASYLDADCRKSVLTPIVDELKNVANILILPRFKEQAEIFEGIEGVSILKPPVDTSNIIKKCDLVIGAGGTMNREAAILQTPVISCYPGDTLSVDEYYIKKGLMYRSQNPDEVIHKALEFIVNPHKKVDVKTDDLFQIIIDNLYDLAKNGK is encoded by the coding sequence ATGAAAGTATGGATAGATATTTCAAATGCGCCTCATGTCAGGTTTTTTAAAGATGTAATTAAACATTTGGAAGCAGAAGGTGAGGATGTAATCGTTACAGCAAGGCAGTTTGGTGATATCCATAAATTAATGGAAATGTATGATATTGATTTCATATCAGTTGGCAAACATGGCGTAAGTTTATATGACAAGCTTAGGGAAAGCACATCAAGAGTTTATAATCTTGTAGATGTTATACACGATGAAAAGATTGATGTTGCACTTAGCAAGCACTCTATTGAACTTCCAAGAATCAGTTTTGGTTTGGGAATTCCAAGCTTATACGTTTTGGACAATGAACATGCATTGGCTGCTAATAAATTGACCCTTCCTTTATGTGATAGGATTATTACTCCAAAAATAATTGATATGTGGAAATTAATGAAATTTGGAGCAGATCCAAACAGCATCATTTCTTATGACGGAACCTCTGAATTAATGCACTTTAAAGACTTCAAATATAATGATAATATTTTTGAGGATTTGGGTCTTAATCTGACTCATCCTAAAACTATTTTGATGAGGCCTGAGCCTTCACTTGCATCTTATTTGGATGCAGATTGCAGAAAATCTGTTCTGACTCCTATTGTTGATGAATTAAAAAATGTGGCCAATATATTAATTCTTCCAAGATTTAAGGAACAGGCTGAAATTTTTGAAGGAATTGAAGGGGTTTCTATTTTAAAACCTCCTGTTGATACTTCAAATATTATTAAAAAATGTGATTTGGTAATCGGTGCCGGAGGCACAATGAACAGGGAAGCTGCAATTTTACAAACTCCTGTTATTTCTTGTTATCCTGGAGATACCCTGTCTGTTGATGAGTATTACATTAAAAAAGGTTTAATGTACAGGTCTCAAAATCCGGATGAGGTTATTCACAAAGCATTGGAATTTATTGTCAATCCTCATAAAAAGGTTGATGTTAAAACTGATGATTTATTCCAAATTATTATAGATAACTTATATGATTTGGCTAAAAATGGCAAATAG